The genome window GGCCGAACAGGCCGATCTGCATCTCTCCCCGCGCCCCGGCACCGATCTCGCCCTGGCCCTGGGCCTGTTGCATCTGATCGTGGCCGAGGGGCGCACGGACGAGGAGTACATCCGCGAGCGGACCAGCGGCTGGGAGGAGACCCGGGCGGCGGCCATGGCGCACTGGCCGGAGTACGTGGAACGGATCACAGGGGTGTCCGTTCCCGAACTCCGCGAGGCCGTACGGCTGTTCTGCGAGCCGGAGCACGCGATGGTGCTCACCGCGCGGGGGCCCGAGCAGCAGTCCAAGGGCACGGACACGGTCGGCGCGTGGATCAACCTCACGCTGGCGACGGGCCGGGCCGGACGGCCGCTGTCCGGGTACGGCTGTCTCACCGGGCAGGGCAACGGGCAGGGCGGGCGCGAACACGGGCAGAAGGCCGACCAGTTGCCCGGGTACCGCAAGCTCGTCGATCCCGAGGCGCGGCGGCATGTCGCCGAGGTGTGGGGCGTCGACCCGGACTCGCTGCCGGGGCCCGGCCGGAGCGCGTACGAACTGCTGGACGCGCTGGGTACGGACATCAGGTCGCTGCTGCTGATGGGGTCCAACCCGGTGGTGTCGGCGCCGCGTGCCGCGCACATCGAGGACCGGATCAGGTCGCTGGACTTCCTCGCGGTGTGCGATGTCGTGCTGTCGGAGACGGCGGCGCTCGCGGACGTGGTGCTGCCGGTGACGCAGTGGGCGGAGGAGAGCGGCACGACGACCAATCTGGAGGGGCGGGTGCTGCTGCGGCGGCGGGCGATCACCCCGCCCGACGGGGTCCGCAGCGACCTGGAGGTCATGCACGAGCTGGCCGCCCGGCTCGGCGTCGAGAAGGGCTTCCCGACCGACCCCGAGGAGGTCTTCGAGGAACTCCGCCGGGCGAGCGCGGGCGGCCCCGCCGACTACTCGGGGATCACCTACCGAAGGCTCGCGGAGGAGAACGGGGTGTTCTGGCCGTGCCCGGGTTCGGTGGAGGACGCGGGGGCCGCATCGGCTGCCGGGGTGGGGGTGGTCGCGGCAGCCGGGGCGGTGACGGCCACCGGTGTGGGGGCCGTCGCGGCTGACGGGACGCGGGCCCTCCCGGTCCCCGGCGGGCAAGGTCTCCCCCGTGGTGATGTGCACCCCGGTACCCCGCGGCTCTTTCTCGATCGGTTCGGCACGGAGGACGGGCGGGCGCGGTTCGTGCCGGTGTCGCATCGGGCGGCGGCCGAGGAGCCGGACGGCGAGTATCCGGTGCTGCTGACGACCGGGCGGGTGGTCGCCCAGTACCAGTCGGGCGCCCAGACCCGGCGGGTCGACGAGTTGAACGCCGCCGCGCCCGGCCCCTTCGTGGAGCTGCACCCCCGGCTGGCCGAGCGGCTCGGTGCGGCGGAGGGGCAGCCGGTGGCCGTGGTCTCCCGCCGGGGCCGGGCCGTGGCACCGGCCCGGATCACGACCGGCATCCGCCCCGACACCGTCTTCATGCCGTTCCACTGGCCGGGCGAGGGCCGCGCCAACACCCTCACCAACCCCGCCCTCGACCCCACCTCCCGCATGCCGGAGTTCAAGACGTGCGCGGTGCGGCTGGAGGTGGTCGGGGAGTAGGGGCGGGGCTCCGGGGTCACTGGTCGAGCAGTCGCTCAGAGCACCGCGCGTACCGTCGTCGCGTCCTCCGTGTACCTCGCTATGTCCTCGGGGGTGAAGTCATGGACCTCCGGGAAGCCCAGGCCGATGACGGCGACGAGGTGGGTGTCGTCCGTCGCGGCGAAGACGGGGACGGTGAGGGAGCCCTTGGCGCCGGCGGCGCGGCCCGCGCGGACGGCGACGCCGGTCGTGTCGGCCTGGAAGTCACGGATGGCCACCGCCTCCCGGCGCCGCGCGGCCGTACCCGCCATGCCCTTGCCGATCGGGATGACGGCGGTGCCGTTGCGCACCGACACCGGCAGGTTGTACGAGGCGACGAGGACGATCTCGCCCTCCTCGGCGGGCTCGGAGAGATGGACGGAGCCGACGAGGCCACCGTTCCGCTCCACGAACTCCGCGAGCCACAGGTCCACTTCGGGGCGGGCGTTCTTCAGGACGGTCTCGTTCAGGGCGACGACGTTCATGGGGGCTCCTCGTGCTCACCGCTCGGAAAGGCTGTCGGAAGCGCTGTCGGAAAGCGCTGTCGTGAACGACATCGATACCCCACTCACTTGAACATTCATGCTTTCGGATACGTAGATCCTGTGTGGTCGTCCCGACGTTTCACAGAGGAGGCGCACAGCGGACGCACAGCTCGACGTGAACACTTGGGAGCACAGCAGACCCGGGGGATCGCATGCCGCAGCAGGACCGTCACCAGTGGACCGACTCGTTCCCGTGGAGCCTCGCGTACCGCTGGGGCCACTCCGCGCTGACCGCCGACTTCGACCTGAGCGGTGATACGCCCAGGCTGCTCCGCGTCCGCCGTCCGGGCGAACCCGAACCCCGCCCCGAGGAGACCGAGACCGACCCCTCGCTGCCCCTGGTCGACCTGGTCCTGCTCGGCGACGACACCGGCGGGGCGAGAGCGCGCTTCGCCGGCACGGCGACCGGCGGCCGGCTCACCTACCGGGCGCACCACTCCACCTACAGCTGCTCCGACAACGCGGGCCTGCACCGGCTGACCTTCGAACTCCACGACCCGGCAACAGGGTTGACCGCCTTCGTCGCGTACGAATCACCGGACGGCATCCCCGTGCTGCGCTCCCGCGTCCGGCTGCGCAACGACGGCACCGGGCCGCTCACCCTGCGTTCGGTCGGCAGCCTGCTCCTCGGCGGACTGCCCTCCCCCGACGAACTGTCCGTCCTCCGCGCGCGCGACGACCGGCTCGCGAAGTGCCGTTGGTACACCGAGCCGCTACGGGACTCCGTCCCCGACGTCGGCCAAGGGGCGCACGGCGGCGCCGGGCACGCGGCGGCACGCCTCGCCGGGCGCGGCGGTCGGCCCACGGACGGGCATCTCGCGATGGGCGCGCTCCAGCACCGTACGGACGGGCGCGGCTGGCTGTGGCAGATCGAGTCGGCGGACGGCTGGGTCCGGGAGGCCGGTGAGTCGGCGGGCCGGACGTATCTCGCGCTCGGCGGCCCGACCTACGACGAGCACCAGTGGCGTCAAGTCCTGCAGCCGGGCGCCGAGTTCACGACCGAGTGGGCCGCGCTCGCCCTCGGTGCCGGGTTCGACGGGGCCTTGGCCGCCCTGACCTCGTACCGGCGCGCCGTACGCCGCCCGTATCCGGACCACACCGGCTCCCGGGGCCCGTCGTAGGCGGGCGTGGTCAGCCGCGTGTGCGCCAGTCCCCGCCCTCGATCGGCTTGCCCCCGGCCCGCAGGCGGGCGGCGACGGTCGGGGCGGCGATGTACACCCAGGCCCGTACGACCGTGCCGTCGGCGAGGGTCGCCCCGCGTGCCACCCGCTCGTAGAGGTTCGTGGGGTCGCCCGGGACGTACTCCTCCAACTCGTCGAGGGTGCGCAGGAGTTCGGCGTAGGACTCGGGCCGGGCGGTGACGATCTCGCCGCTCACCCCGCCGCCTCGCCCGCCCGCCGGCCCTCGCGCTCCCCCGCCGGTCTCCTCCACCGCGTAGGGGTAGCCGGGGCCGTCGTACAGCGTCAGGCCGCGCATCCGGGCCGGCTTCTCGGCGCGGGTTCGGCCGCGCAGGAAGAGGTCGTGGTTGTGCTCGCCGGGGCGCAGGGTGCCGTAGACGAAGAAGGGGAGCACCGTTCTCCTCTCCAACCGTGTGGGACGCGACCGGGGTCAGCTCGTCCTGGTGCCGCAGGACCGCGACGACGACGGTCGCCGTCAACGCCCCCGAGACACACCGCTTCAGCGTGTCGAGTGACATCGGGTCGGAGGTCAGGGCGAGTCCCGCGTACAGCAGTGCCGTGCCGCCGAGGAAGCCCAGCAGGACGGGGAGGGCGGACTGGAGCAGCCCCGGCTTGTAGGTGATCGTCGCCGTGGTCATGAGGTGGGGGCCGGAAGCGGGAGGGCGTCCGTGTAGCCGTTGGACGGGCGGGCGATCTCCTTGATGCCGTGGGCGTCGAGGGCCGCCCCGGCGGAGCCGGTGCCGAGGGTGCCGGAGGGGTGCCAGGTGCCGGTGAGGGTGACCCAGGTGTCGGCGGGCGGGGGCGGGGTGCCGTGCACACGTACCTTCACGAACTGGGCGTCGGCGGCGCAGCAGCTGAACATGACGCGGGTCAGGTACCAGCCGGTGGTGCCGTCGGCGGTTCCATCGCCGCTGCCGCCGTCGTCCTTGCCGGAGGTCTCCTTGCCGGAGGTCTCCTTGTCGGGGGTGACGAAGCCGGTGAGCTGGACGAGACGGCCGTCGATGGCCCGGTCGCGGTCCTGCTGCACGCGGCGGGTGAAGTCGGTCAGGGTCATCGGGAGCGGGGAGGTCTTCGGCAGAGGATCGAAGTCGTCCTGTTCGGTGACCGTCACCGCCTTGGGGGCCTCACGGGAGGCGGTGTACGCGCCGATGGCCGGCGGGGCGTAGAAGAGCAGGCTCAGGGCGGGGAGGAGCAGCAGCCAGGCGACCCGGGGCGGGGTGGAGTGGTCGTGACCATGGCCGTGGTCGCCGTCGCCGTGGTCGCCGTCGTGGTCGTGGCCGTCGTGGTCGTGGCTCGTCCGTTCGTCTCTTCCGGTCCGTCTCCACACCGACCAGGCCTCCGCCGTGCCCAGTGCGAGCAGCAGCACACCCGAGGCCACGAGGAGGGGGTGCATGCCCTCCTTGACGTACCGCAGGTAGTGGTCGGTGAGGACGGTGGCGTGGAGGAGGCCGAGGCCGCTGAGGAGGAGAAGGAGCGCCTGCAGGGGGCGTTTCACAGGAGTACGGCTCCGATCAGGACGCTGCACAGGATCGCGACGACGACGGTCGCGGAGGAGAAGCGGATCGCGAAGGCCCGGCCGAAGGTGCCCGTCTGCAGGGCGATCAGCTTCAGGTCGACCATGGGGCCGACCACCATGAAGGTCAACCGCGCGGTGGGTGAGAAGCCGGTGAGGGACGCGGCGACGAAGGCGTCCGCCTCGGAGCACACGGACAGGAGGATGGCGAGCGCGGCGAGGAACAGCACCGACAGCCAGGGCGAGTCGGCGAAGGTGTCGAGCACGGTGCGCGGGACGAGGACGTTGAAGGTGGCCGCGGCCATCGCGCCGACGACGAGGAAGCCGCCCGCGTGCAGGAAGTCGTGCTGGAAGCCGGTCCGGAACTCGTTCCAGCGGCTGTGCCCGGGGCTGTGTCCCGTGTGTCGCGCGACCGGCTTGAGCCATTCCGCGCGGCCCAGCCAGAGCCACAGCCAGCCCATCGCGGCGGCGGTGGCGAGGGAGGCGAGCAGCCGGGCCAGCACCATGGCGGGGCTGCCGGGGAAGGCGATGGCCGTGGCGGTCAGCACGATCGGGTTGATGGCGGGGGCGGAGAGGAGGAACGCGAAGGCCGCGGCCGGGTTGACGCCCCGGCGGATCAGACTGTGCGCGACCGGCACCGACGCGCACTCACAGCCGGGCAGGACGACCCCGGCGGCACCGGCGACCGGGACGGCGAGCGCGGGCCTGCGGGGCAGTACGCGGGTGAACACCCGGGCCGGGACGAACGCGTTGATGGCGCCCGAGAGGGCCGTACCGAGCAGCAGGAACGGCAGCGCCTGCACGGTGATGGAGAGACAGACGGTCCGCCACGCCTGAACGGCCGGTTCCTCCATCCACCGCCCGACCGCGAACAGCACGACACCGGGGACGACCGCCGCGCCGAGGAGCAGCAGGGGCCAGTGGCGGGGCCAGTTGTGGTCGGGGGCGGGGGCGGGGTCGGCGTCCGGGTCGAGGTCACCGTCACCGTCACGGTGGTGGTCGCGGTGGTGGTCACGGTCGTGGCTGCGCCCGCCGGGGCGGTGTGCGCCGTGGGGCGTGTCGCGGCGGGATGCCTCGTGGACCACCACGGCTATCTCGGGCTCCGCCGCCGCCTCCTCCGACTCGGCCGTCACCGCCCCTTCGGCCGGTTCATCTGTCTTCTGCATGCCAACTCCGAATATACGGACGATCGAATGATCGGATCGAAACATAGCGGGCGCTCCGGGCGGATGTTTCAGACCCCGTCCAGAAGAGACGCGAGGCCGTCGTCGACCGCCGGTTCCAGATCCTCGCCGCCGAGCGCGACGACGGCGTACGAGCGGCGCAGGAAGCGGCGGAGCGAGGGCGTGTCGAAACGGATCATGGCCATGCCGTACGGGGAGTGGAGTTCCACGACGGTGTGCGCCGGGCCGCAGGGCCACAGGTGTACGTCGCCGATGCCGGCCGGCGCGGTCAGGCCCTCCGCGAGCAGGGCGCGGGCGAACGTCCAGGTCACGTCGGCGTCGTCGGTGGAGGCGCCGGCCGGGAAGTCGATGTGCACGGCCAGGGGGTCGGCCGGGGTGTAGCGCAGGGTGGTGCGTACCGGGATCTCCTCGCAGTCGGGGGTGATCAGGCGGGCGCGGGCGCGTTGTTCGAGCGCGGGGGGCGTGGGCCGGGTGGGCTGCGCGGGGTGCATGAGCGGTCTCCAGTTCGGGCACTTCAGGTACTTCAGGCGCCTGGGGCGCTTCGGGTGCTTCGGGTGCTTCGGGCGCTTCGACTTCTTCACGTGGTTCAGGCTCTTCGGATGCTCGGATGCTGCGGGTTCGTGTGTTCGTCAGATGTTTCTTCGGATGACTTCCCGAAGACTTCCCTGGACGACACACCCTCTCGACCGCGCCAAGACCCCCTGTATTACGCCGTTTTCGAAGTAACCCGCTGTGACGCGCATCACTTTGTGTGATTACTTGAGATTTTTGTCATCTCGACATACAAAATCGTCCTCATCCCATCAGCAGGCGACTGGAGAGCGTTCCCGCCATGACCGACGGCCTGTCCGGGTCCGCGACCGCCGCGTACACCCGGATCTACGAGGAACAGCATCCGCGTCTCGTCGCGTACGCGCGCTCCCTCACCCGGAACTCCTGGACCGCCGAGGACCTCGTCGCCGAGGCGCACTTCCGCGTGTGGCGGCGGCTGTCCGGGGGCCACGAGATCGACAACGTACCGGCGTATCTGATGACGACGGTGCGGCATCTCGCGGCGGCGGTGGGGACCGGCGCGACGCGGGAGACGCCGCTGGATCCGACGGCGCCCGAGCGCGTCGAGGCCGATGTGCGGGTGGGCGACGCCGTCGACCCCGCCGAACAGGTTTCCTCTGTCGATCTGTTGGTGCGGGTGCTGGGGCAGTTGCCCGAGCGGTGGGTGCGGGCGCTGTGGCTGGCCGAGGCGGAGGGTCAGCCGCTGGAGACGGTGGGGCAGCGCATCGGCGCGAAGCAGGGCGCGACGGCGGTGCTGTTGCACCGGGCGCGTGAGGGGATGCGCCAGGCCTTTCTGCGCGAGCAGCCCGGTGCGCCGATCGATCCGGCGTGCCAGGTGCGTTGGGGGCGTATGCCGGCGTATGTGCGCGGTACGGCTACCTCGCGGCAGTCCGAGCAGTTGCTCGGCCATGTGGACGCGTGCGACGACTGCCGGGCGCGGCTCGCGGTGCTGATGCGCACGAACGATCGGCTGCCGGCGCTCGTCGGGCCGGCGCTGTTGGTGTTCGTGGTGGGTGGGGGTGGGGGTGGGGGCAAGCTGCTCCTTTCCCTCACGGCGGGGGCCGGTGGGGCGGCGTCGGGGCTCGGTGGGGCGGGTGCGGGTGCCGGTGCGGGTGCTGGTGCGGGTGCAGGTGCGGGTGCCGGTGCGGTGAAGATTCCGGCGGTGGTGGGGGTCGGTGCGGCTGCGGCTGCCGCCGCCGTCGTAGCCGGGATCGTGCTCGGGCCGCTGGATTCCGATGCGGTTCCCGCGCAGCGGGTGCCGGTCGCTCAGGCGCCGGGGCCGCGGGTGCCCGAGGCGCGGTCGCCCGAGGTGGTGGAGCGGCGGAACGCGGTGACTGACGCGGCGCCTTCGGCTCGGGGGGCGGGGGGCGTTGTGGTGGTTGTGCGGGTGGGGGGTGGGGGGCGTGGGGGTGCCGGTGGTGACGGGGGTCAGCCGGGGGTGACTGCGCCTGAGGGGTCTGAGGCACCTGAGGGGGCGGGTGTTGAGGAGCCTCGGGTGACTGTGCCTGGGGGGCCTCGGGTGGAGGAGCCGGGGGTTGTGGAGCCGGGGGTGGACGCGCCCGAGGTTGTGGAACCGGGGGTCGATGAGCCCGAGGTTGTGGAACCGGGTGGGGAAGAGCCCGGGACCGGTTATCCGGAGGCGGAGGAACCGGTGGGCGAGGGTCCTGGTTCTGGTGCTGGTGAGCCGGCTGTTCCTGTGGAGGAGGGGCCTGTAGAGGGGCCGCCGGTGGAGGAGGCTCCTGTGGAAGAGGCTCCTCCCGTGGAAACGCCGCCTGTTGAGGAGGCTCCGGTGGAGGAGGCTCCTCCCGTCGAGGTGCCGCCTGTGGAGGAAGTGCCTGGCGAGGGGCCGCCCGTTGTGGAGGTTCCTGGTGGGGAAGTGCCTGGTCCGCCGGAGGTGGTTGAGCCTGGGGTGGAGGTGCCTGTTCCTCCTGTGGAGGCGGGGCCGGAGGGGCCGGGGGGTGGGGGCGAGGGGCCCGGGGGCGGTTGCTGACTTCGAGGGTGGGGTGGTGGCGGTGGCCCTGGGATTTTCCTCGCCCCCGCCGCCCCTACCCGTCCCATCCCCAGGGGCTGCGCCCCTTCGACCCCCTTCGCGCTGCGCACGGGGCGGTTCGGGGTGGGTCGGTACGCGCGAGTCGGTACGCGCGGGACGGTTCGGGGCGAGTCGGTACGCGCGCGTCCGGTGGGGGCTGGTCGCGCAGTTCCCCGCGCCCCTGAAAAGCCGGGGCTGCGCCCCGTGCTTTTCAGCCCACGGCCCCGTCGCCTTTCAGCCCTCGGCCCCGTCGCCTTTCAGGCCTGCGGGGCCGTGGTCTTTCAGGCCCGCAGGGGCCTGAATCCTTTAGGGGCGCGGGGAACTGCGCGAGAAGCCCCACCGGACCCGCACCCGACAACGCACCCCCAGCCACCCCGAACTCCCCCAAGCGCCCCCGGCACCCCCAAGCCCCCGGCCCCTTAACCCCCGTACGGCCGCCTCCGTTTCGCCTCCCGCAGGGCCCCGCCCCACCACGACAGCTGATCCAGCATGACCCGCGCGGCGGCGTTCGGGGCGGTCGGGTCCTTCAGGTGGCCGGACTCGTCGAAGGCGGCGTGGGCGTTGTGGAAGGAGACCGTGTCGCGCACGGTGGTGGCGTGGAGTTCGGCGAACACCTGCCGGAGGTGCTCCGCCGCGCGCAGCCCGCCCGACATCCCACCGTAGGAGACGAGCGCGACAGGCTTGGCGCGCCATTCGTGGAAGTGCCAGTCGATGAGGTTCTTGAGGCCCGCCGGATACGAGTGGTTGTACTCGGGCGTCAGCACGATGAACGCCTCGGCCGCCGCCAGCCTCGGCGTGATCTCGGCCAGCCGCGCCGTGGCCTCGGGGGTCGATGCGAACGTCGTGGGCAGGTCCGCCTCGGCGACATCCACCACGTCGACCTCGAAACCGTCGTGCTCCCGTACCCGGCCCAACAGCCACTCGGCGATCACCGACCCGAAACGGCCCGTGCGATTGCTCCCGATGACCAGCGTCACCCGCACCGTGTCGGTCTGCGTATGCGTTTCCGTCTTCATGAGGTCACCCTCGTACCTCGACTTTGGTTGAGGTCAAGCGATCGGCGTCGTCGGTGACGGAGGCTCGCCCCCCTCCCGTGTCACCCGTTCACACCCCCGCCGCCCCACGATCGCGTTCTCTCCCCCGCCACTCCCGCTCCAGCCCGGTGACCTGCCCAAACGCCTCCCGCGTCCGGTCGCCCTCCCCTCCCCCGGCCTCCATCCCCCTTGTTTCTGACGGGGCATCAGGAAGCGCTCCGGCCGGTCAGCCCCTTACCTCGGAAGGGAACGGAGGACTCTCGGAGGAGGCGCACGATGCGACGTACCGTCCGGCCGCTGACCGCAACCGCCCTGGCCCTCACTCTCGCGGCCTTCGCCGCCGCCCCCGCGTACGGCGGCGCGGGCACCGGGCGGCTCGAACTGTCCCCCACCGGTGTCGTCCCCGGCGACGAGGTCGCCGTCCATACCGCCGCCTGCGGCGCGAAGGGTACGGCGGCGGGGGACGCCAGCGCGGTCGGCGCCGGTTCCTTCTCCCTCGCGCCCGACGACGGGGAGGGGCGCCTCGACGGGCGGTTCGAGGTGCCCCCGAGCGCCCAGCCGGGGACGTACGAGATCGTCGCGATCTGCGCGAACGGTGGCCGACGGGTCACCGGCGACCTGGTGGTCTCGCTCACCGGCACGCGGACCGGGCCGCCGGCGTATCCGAGGGGAAGCGTGAAGACGGGGGTCGGTGGCGCACTCGGTCCCGATCCCGTGCAGACCGCGGCGGGCGTGGCGGCTCTGGCCGTCGCCGCCGCGGGCGGTACCTGGCTCCTGCATCGCCGGGCGAGAGGCGACGGGATCTGACGGACACCCTCCGCTGTCCGTCCGCCGGTACCGCCGTCCCCCCTCCCCTCCGGGCCCGACGCCCCTCGGCCCGGAGGAGAGGGAAGGGGCTCCGTTTGTTTGAAACTGTCCTGAACCCCTGTCGAACCCCTGCCCTGAACCCCTGCCCTGAACCTGTCCTGAACCTGCCCTGAGCGGCCCTCACGGGTCGAGAGGAGGTTTCGTGCGTCGGCTCGCCAACGGCGTCATAGCCGGGGTCACCGTGGTCGCCCTCTGCTCCGGCGTGTGGCTGCTGCACAGCGGCACCACCTCACACGCGCCACCGCAGCCGTCGGCCGCGCAGGCCCACGTCCCGTCCGGACCGGCAAGTCCACCCGATGCGGCCGTCCCCTTGCCGCCCTCCCCTCCCGACCGCATCCGTATCCCCTCCATCCGTGTGGACGCGCCGCTGACGGGGCTCGGTCTCACGGCCGCCGGGAGTCTCGACGTCCCGCCCGCCGAGAAGGAGAATCTCGCGGGCTGGTACGAGGCCGGCACCACCCCGGGTGAGCGGGGCACCTCGATCGTCGCGGGGCATGTGGACAACGCCGACGGGCCCGCCGTCTTCTTCCGGCTCGGCGCGCTGAAGCGGGGCGACACCGTCGAGGTGGACCGGCGGGACGGCGGCATCGCGGTGTTCACGGTGGACGCGGTGGAGGTGTACGACGCACGGGACTTCCCCGACGCGAAGGTGTACGGGGCGGCGGCCCGCCCGGAGTTGCGGGTCATCACCTGCGGCGGCGGATATTCGAGGGCGACCGGCTACCAGGGGAACGTGGTCGTCTTCGCCCATCTCACGGGCAGCCGGGACAGCTGATCCCCGCCCTCACGCCACCCACTGCTCGTACCCCATCTTCGCCACCAGCGTGAACACCACCGTCAGCAGGACGACGCGGACGAAGCCGCTGCCCTTCTTGAGGGCGGTGCGGGCGCCCACCGTGCCGCCGACCAGGTTGAAGACCGCCATCAGGGCCGCCAGCTGCCAGTAGACCGTGCCCTTCCAGGCGAAGGTCGCGAGGGCGCCCGCGTTCGTGCAGCAGTTGACGATCTTGGCGGTGGCGGAGGCGGTGACCAGGTCGAGATGGAGGACGGCGGTCAGGGCGAGGACCAGGAACGTACCGGTGCCGGGGCCGACGAGTCCGTCGTAGAAGCCGATGCCGACGCCCGCGAGGCCGATCGCGGCGAGGACGCGGCGCGCGGAGACCGGGCCGGTCGCGGGGGCCGTCGTGCCGAAGGAGGGGCGCAGGATCACGAAGGCGCCCACCGCGAGGAGGACGACCATGACCACCGGCTTCAGGACCTCGGTGCTCATGCCGGCGGCCACGAACGCGCCGGCCGTCGAGCCCGCGAGCGCCGCCAGACCGATCCGTACGGCGATCTTCACGTCGACGGGTGTGCGGCGGGCGTACGTCACCGCCGCGCCCGTGGTGCCGACGATGGCGACCGCCTTGTTGGTGCCGAGCGCGTACTGCGCGGCCGAGGCGCCGTTCGGCAGGCCCAGCAGCAGAGTGGGGAGGAGCAGGAGCCCGCCACCGCCGACCACGGCGTCGATCCAGCCGGCCGCGAGGGCGGCGAGGCAGAGGACTACGACCATGGTCAGCGATATGTCGGGCATGATCGCGACCCTATGCGCCGGGATGGGTGTGCTGTCCATCGACCTGAGGATCTTCTGAGGTTCGGCGCCGAGGGCTCGCCCGCCCTCCCGTATACGCCCGCATGACCGCCGTATCACCAGGTCAGCAGGGTGATCCCGGCCGTCCTCACACGCCACCCGGCCGTGGTGGAAACCCCTCACACTCCGCTCGGGTCCACGGGGAGGGCAGCGTTCCTCGTGGGAAACAGACGTGATGCGGTCGGGTAACACCGGCACCGCACGCTCAGGGGCATGACCTCGAACGAGCGTGTGGTGGTGATCGGCTCCGGCCTCGCGGGCGTACGTCTCGCCCGGCGGCTCGGAGAGCTGGGCATGCCCGCCACGCTGGTGGGCGAGGAGGAGCACACACCGTACAACCGGGTGCTGCTCGCCGAGGTTCTCGCCGGGCGGTACGCGCCCGAGGTCATCGCCCTGCCCACCCCGGCCTCGCTGACGCGCGGCCGGGTGGTCCGTATCGACCGCGAGATGCGAGCCGTACATCTCGCGGACGGTACGGAGATCGCGTACGACCGGCTGGTCCTCGCGACCGGCTCGAACCCGGTGCTGCCTCCGCTGCGCGGCCTCTGGGACCCGGAGCGGCACGAGTTCCCCGACGGGGTGCACGCCTTCCGGACCATGGACGACTGCCTGGGGCTGTCCAAGGCCGTACGGCCGGGGGTGCGGGCCGTCGTCATCGGCGGCGGGCTCCTCGGGGTCTCCGCCGCCCGCGCGCTCGCCCTGCGCGGCGCCCAGGTCGTCCTCGCCCAGCAGGGCGAACGGCTGATGGAACGTCAACTCGACCCGGCCGCCTCGAAGTTGGTCCGCCGGCATCTCGGCGACCTCGGCGTCGAGGTGCACACCGAGACCCGGGTACGGGCGGTGCGCAGCGTCGGCGGGACCGTGCGGTCGGTGTCGATGGCGGACGGGTACGCGCTCGACGCGGAT of Streptomyces phaeolivaceus contains these proteins:
- a CDS encoding molybdopterin oxidoreductase family protein, giving the protein MPNSATPTHCPYCALQCGMNLTPGADGSDGIVVVTERADFPVNRGALCGKGRTAPAVLSSRVRLTGPLVRRAGVLEPASWDEALDRIAEGLIRTRTEHGPDACGVFGGGGLTNEKAYALGKFARVVLGTSQIDYNGRFCMSSAAAAGMKAFGLDRGLPFPLEDIPRTGCVILVGSNLAETMPPALRYLTELRDNGGTLIVIDPRRTRTAEQADLHLSPRPGTDLALALGLLHLIVAEGRTDEEYIRERTSGWEETRAAAMAHWPEYVERITGVSVPELREAVRLFCEPEHAMVLTARGPEQQSKGTDTVGAWINLTLATGRAGRPLSGYGCLTGQGNGQGGREHGQKADQLPGYRKLVDPEARRHVAEVWGVDPDSLPGPGRSAYELLDALGTDIRSLLLMGSNPVVSAPRAAHIEDRIRSLDFLAVCDVVLSETAALADVVLPVTQWAEESGTTTNLEGRVLLRRRAITPPDGVRSDLEVMHELAARLGVEKGFPTDPEEVFEELRRASAGGPADYSGITYRRLAEENGVFWPCPGSVEDAGAASAAGVGVVAAAGAVTATGVGAVAADGTRALPVPGGQGLPRGDVHPGTPRLFLDRFGTEDGRARFVPVSHRAAAEEPDGEYPVLLTTGRVVAQYQSGAQTRRVDELNAAAPGPFVELHPRLAERLGAAEGQPVAVVSRRGRAVAPARITTGIRPDTVFMPFHWPGEGRANTLTNPALDPTSRMPEFKTCAVRLEVVGE
- a CDS encoding GAF domain-containing protein, whose protein sequence is MNVVALNETVLKNARPEVDLWLAEFVERNGGLVGSVHLSEPAEEGEIVLVASYNLPVSVRNGTAVIPIGKGMAGTAARRREAVAIRDFQADTTGVAVRAGRAAGAKGSLTVPVFAATDDTHLVAVIGLGFPEVHDFTPEDIARYTEDATTVRAVL
- a CDS encoding gamma-glutamylcyclotransferase family protein, whose translation is MLPFFVYGTLRPGEHNHDLFLRGRTRAEKPARMRGLTLYDGPGYPYAVEETGGGARGPAGGRGGGVSGEIVTARPESYAELLRTLDELEEYVPGDPTNLYERVARGATLADGTVVRAWVYIAAPTVAARLRAGGKPIEGGDWRTRG
- a CDS encoding TIGR03943 family putative permease subunit produces the protein MKRPLQALLLLLSGLGLLHATVLTDHYLRYVKEGMHPLLVASGVLLLALGTAEAWSVWRRTGRDERTSHDHDGHDHDGDHGDGDHGHGHDHSTPPRVAWLLLLPALSLLFYAPPAIGAYTASREAPKAVTVTEQDDFDPLPKTSPLPMTLTDFTRRVQQDRDRAIDGRLVQLTGFVTPDKETSGKETSGKDDGGSGDGTADGTTGWYLTRVMFSCCAADAQFVKVRVHGTPPPPADTWVTLTGTWHPSGTLGTGSAGAALDAHGIKEIARPSNGYTDALPLPAPTS
- a CDS encoding permease yields the protein MQKTDEPAEGAVTAESEEAAAEPEIAVVVHEASRRDTPHGAHRPGGRSHDRDHHRDHHRDGDGDLDPDADPAPAPDHNWPRHWPLLLLGAAVVPGVVLFAVGRWMEEPAVQAWRTVCLSITVQALPFLLLGTALSGAINAFVPARVFTRVLPRRPALAVPVAGAAGVVLPGCECASVPVAHSLIRRGVNPAAAFAFLLSAPAINPIVLTATAIAFPGSPAMVLARLLASLATAAAMGWLWLWLGRAEWLKPVARHTGHSPGHSRWNEFRTGFQHDFLHAGGFLVVGAMAAATFNVLVPRTVLDTFADSPWLSVLFLAALAILLSVCSEADAFVAASLTGFSPTARLTFMVVGPMVDLKLIALQTGTFGRAFAIRFSSATVVVAILCSVLIGAVLL
- a CDS encoding SsgA family sporulation/cell division regulator, whose translation is MHPAQPTRPTPPALEQRARARLITPDCEEIPVRTTLRYTPADPLAVHIDFPAGASTDDADVTWTFARALLAEGLTAPAGIGDVHLWPCGPAHTVVELHSPYGMAMIRFDTPSLRRFLRRSYAVVALGGEDLEPAVDDGLASLLDGV
- a CDS encoding sigma-70 family RNA polymerase sigma factor; this encodes MTDGLSGSATAAYTRIYEEQHPRLVAYARSLTRNSWTAEDLVAEAHFRVWRRLSGGHEIDNVPAYLMTTVRHLAAAVGTGATRETPLDPTAPERVEADVRVGDAVDPAEQVSSVDLLVRVLGQLPERWVRALWLAEAEGQPLETVGQRIGAKQGATAVLLHRAREGMRQAFLREQPGAPIDPACQVRWGRMPAYVRGTATSRQSEQLLGHVDACDDCRARLAVLMRTNDRLPALVGPALLVFVVGGGGGGGKLLLSLTAGAGGAASGLGGAGAGAGAGAGAGAGAGAGAVKIPAVVGVGAAAAAAAVVAGIVLGPLDSDAVPAQRVPVAQAPGPRVPEARSPEVVERRNAVTDAAPSARGAGGVVVVVRVGGGGRGGAGGDGGQPGVTAPEGSEAPEGAGVEEPRVTVPGGPRVEEPGVVEPGVDAPEVVEPGVDEPEVVEPGGEEPGTGYPEAEEPVGEGPGSGAGEPAVPVEEGPVEGPPVEEAPVEEAPPVETPPVEEAPVEEAPPVEVPPVEEVPGEGPPVVEVPGGEVPGPPEVVEPGVEVPVPPVEAGPEGPGGGGEGPGGGC